The following is a genomic window from Laspinema palackyanum D2c.
AAAAGCCATGCAAAATTGAAGTCTACTCCGGTGATTATTGTGTCCTACAAGGACCGGGAAGAAGACCGGCTTTTAGGGTTAGAAGCGGGGGCAAATTATTACTTGACAAAAAGTAGTTTTCATGATGATACCTTTTTAAATGCGGTCATGGATATGATCGGGACGGCGGATGAGAGTTGATCGCTCCGGGATCGAGGCGATCGCTGGGATCAGCGCACTGGAGGACTGAATCTCGGAGCAGCATTGCCGGAAAACCTCTTTCCTGTCGCCCAGACAGGGGGCTTTGTGGATGACTGTAGTACCACCATGCCAACATCTACCGGAGAAACTATCGGCAATTTAGTCACGCTTGTTGAGTCCGAGGTGAGCGGATTATTTTAAATTGACCCTAAAAATCATGCTTAGCCTGAGTTATTTATTAAAAAAATAATTTAAGGAAAAAGAGGGGAATTTAGATATAATAGGAGAAATTTCAAAATTTGTTCATTACAATACCTTAAACTCTCTTATATGAAAATTGCTATTGTTAATGATATGCTGTTGGCAATAGAAGCCTTACGGCGCGTCTTAACATCAGTGCCGGATTATGAACTGCTTTGGGTGGCCCGGAATGGGGCGGAAGCCCTGGATAAATGTACCTCGGTGCGACCGGATCTCATTTTAATGGATGTCTTCATGCCGGTGATGGATGGGGTAGAGGCAACTCGCCAAATTATGGGTCGTTGTCCCTGTGCCATATTGCTGGTCACCTCTAGTATTAACACTCACTTACCTAAAGTATTTGAAGCCCTCGGATATGGCGCGCTAGATGTAGTGATTACTCCAATTCTGGGACACTACGGCAATGCCGAAGGGGGAGAAACCCTCCTGGAAAAAATTAGGACGGTTCATAAATTGCTGGGTAAACCCCTCAGCAAAAAGCCCAGAACTCCGATTCCTGCCAAGTGGTCTTATCCGACTCAACCCTATCCCTCCCTGGTGGCGATCGGCGCTTCTACGGGAGGTCCCACGGCGATCTCCAAGATTTTGTCTCAGTTACCCCAGGATTTTAGAATAGCCGTGGCGATCGTCCAGCATATCGATGTCCAGTTTTCCGCCAGTTTTGTCCAGTGGTTATCCCAGCAAACCCGCTTGAAAATCGATTTGGCTCAAGAGGGAATGACCCCGCAACCCGGTAAAATCATCGTCGCCGCAACCAACGATCATCTCCTCATGCGCCCCGATCGCACCCTGGGCTATACTAAACATCCCCGGAGTAATCCCTATCGTCCCTCGGTGGATGTTTTTTTTACAAGTTTGGCTGAAAACTGGCCAGGGCAAGGATTAGGGGTGTTGCTCACCGGCATGGGACGAGATGGAGCAATAGGATTAAGTCTCTTGCGATCGGCCGGTTGGCAAACGATCGCCCAAGATGCCAGCAGTTGTATCGTCTATGGAATGCCCAAAGCTGCGGTCGAATTGGGAGCAGTGCAAGAAAGTTTGACTCCCGAGGCGATCGGGCTAAAACTCCTGAGTCTCTAATCAGTCATCCAGTTTCTGAGTTAGGTTTGGGAGTGATTTACCCTCGGGCCTGGATACGGTTTTGCAATCTCCCGGACAAGAATCCGGGTTGCACTGGAAACAGCCACTTATACCAAATTCGGCTATTTCCAGTGGTTTTTTTGTCTTAAACTCCAAGAAGAAAGGCGTCCGGTTGGGAGTCTGAACCCTTGAGGGGTGCTGAGGTTGGGCCAACCGACAAGTACCCCCTGGGCTCGGAGAAAGGGGTAACATTTTGTACAGAACCCCGGTTGGTTTTCCCTGTACTTTACCCCTGGATCAGATTGCTCAACAGGGGAATAGAGGGAATGGACTGGAAACTTTTTCAGCTGTGCCCTGTCCACCGAATAAAAGTTACCTCTGGACTCCATTCTATGATAAGTTTACAAAATTCAGTAGTCATTGTTACTACTGTTCTCTCATCAGCGCAACATCTACAAAAGCTGAACCCCTCTGTTCTTCAGTTCTCCAGATTGAGAGTTCAAAGGGAAACTGGCGTTGATATTTTTAAGCCTAAAGATAGATGACATAGGATAGTGGAGTATAAAAAATGAAAAGAAGGGGAATGACAATAAATGACAATAGAGTGCCTCTACGACTCCCGGGTGATCGTCCATTCCATGAAAATTTAACCTAACCCCATCAATGGGTGAGCCATTTTATTTTAGGAGCCTAAATGCAATCAAGGGTCACGAGTGAAGAATTAATCAAAGTGAATCACGCGATCGCTTTACTTTCCAACCCTAAATTTCCAGTCCGATTCCGGGAAACAGCAATGAGTAGAGAACTTTCAGACCAACCTGTATCTATTTTATTAATAGACGATCAGCCGATTGTCGGTGAAGCCATTAGGCGGATGCTGGCAACGGAAAAAGATATTAAATTTTGTTATTGTACCGACCCGGATCAAGCCATTCAACTCGCCACTCAAATTCAGCCCACGGTAATTTTACAGGATTTAGTGATGGGGGAGATTGATGGGTTGATGCTCCTGCGCTTCTTTAAAGCTAATCCAGGGACTCGCAATATTCCCATCGTGGTCCTCTCCACAAAGGAAGAACCCCAAAAAAAAGCCCAAGCCTTTGCTTCAGGGGCCAATGATTACTTAATTAAAATCCCGGACAAAATTGAGCTAGTTGCTCGACTGCGTTACCACTCTAATGCTTATCATAATTTATGCAAAGGTTATGAATTCGAGCGAACCCAACAGTACAATAAAGAGTTAGAATTGCGGGTCCAAGAGCGCACCCAAGAACTAACCGAAGCTCTAGATAATCTCAAACAAACCCAAGCGCAATTAGTTCAAAGTGAAAAAATGTCCGGTCTAGGGCAACTGGTGGCGGGAATTGCCCATGAAATCAACAACCCTATCAGTTTTATTTCGGGGAATTTGATTCATTTTATTGAATATGCCGAAGGATTATTAACCTTAGTGGAAATGTACGAACAAACCTTTCCCGAGCTACCGATTACGATTCAAGATTTTAGGGAATCCCTAGACTTAGAA
Proteins encoded in this region:
- a CDS encoding chemotaxis response regulator protein-glutamate methylesterase, with the protein product MKIAIVNDMLLAIEALRRVLTSVPDYELLWVARNGAEALDKCTSVRPDLILMDVFMPVMDGVEATRQIMGRCPCAILLVTSSINTHLPKVFEALGYGALDVVITPILGHYGNAEGGETLLEKIRTVHKLLGKPLSKKPRTPIPAKWSYPTQPYPSLVAIGASTGGPTAISKILSQLPQDFRIAVAIVQHIDVQFSASFVQWLSQQTRLKIDLAQEGMTPQPGKIIVAATNDHLLMRPDRTLGYTKHPRSNPYRPSVDVFFTSLAENWPGQGLGVLLTGMGRDGAIGLSLLRSAGWQTIAQDASSCIVYGMPKAAVELGAVQESLTPEAIGLKLLSL
- a CDS encoding hybrid sensor histidine kinase/response regulator, whose product is MSRELSDQPVSILLIDDQPIVGEAIRRMLATEKDIKFCYCTDPDQAIQLATQIQPTVILQDLVMGEIDGLMLLRFFKANPGTRNIPIVVLSTKEEPQKKAQAFASGANDYLIKIPDKIELVARLRYHSNAYHNLCKGYEFERTQQYNKELELRVQERTQELTEALDNLKQTQAQLVQSEKMSGLGQLVAGIAHEINNPISFISGNLIHFIEYAEGLLTLVEMYEQTFPELPITIQDFRESLDLEFIREDLPRLISSIRGGSDRIREIVVNLRNFSRMDESDRKPADIHEGLESTLVMLQHRLEENQIELSKEYGELPAIDCYPGQLNQVFINMLSNAIDAVSDRQQRSPRKAISDNGETVPGKISIKTQLQGGVVTIRITDNGIGIPPALQTQIFNPFFTTKEVGQGTGLGLAISYEIIVKKHHGRIRCESHPNRGTEFTIEIPFESNQPSNIRQLPRSHKESAVSSVSQPPPTEIPSLQWLEVG